Proteins encoded within one genomic window of Brachyspira sp. SAP_772:
- a CDS encoding GH32 C-terminal domain-containing protein codes for IGWMGVPDTEETHKNLSIQYGWQHCLTVARELSFKNGKLYQKPHRSLEKLREKKIFENKCSYSSLSDNLISDINSYEVLIDNIKSSNDFELLISEGCSIKYKENKFILEFLNDRGKQIGGGRIKRSAYLEKLENIRILIDTSXIEIFINEGEMVFTTRYYPDEYSFRVSGDMSLI; via the coding sequence ATAGGTTGGATGGGTGTTCCTGATACTGAAGAGACTCATAAAAACTTAAGCATTCAATATGGCTGGCAGCATTGTTTAACTGTGGCAAGAGAATTAAGTTTCAAAAATGGCAAACTATATCAAAAGCCTCATAGAAGTTTAGAAAAATTAAGAGAGAAAAAAATATTTGAAAATAARTGTTCTTATTCTTCATTATCTGATAATTTAATTTCTGATATTAACTCTTACGAAGTCTTAATTGACAATATAAAAAGTTCTAATGATTTTGAGTTATTAATTTCTGAAGGTTGTTCTATTAAATATAAAGAGAATAAATTTATATTAGAGTTTCTAAATGATAGAGGAAAACAAATAGGCGGCGGCAGAATAAAAAGAAGTGCATATTTAGAAAAGTTAGAAAACATAAGAATATTAATAGATACTTCAKCTATAGAGATATTTATAAATGAAGGCGAGATGGTATTTACTACTAGGTATTATCCAGATGAATATTCTTTTAGAGTTTCAGGGGATATGAGTTTAATAA